A window of Roseovarius sp. THAF27 contains these coding sequences:
- a CDS encoding aldo/keto reductase — MQRRQLGRTGIEVSALCLGSMTWGTQNTEAEGHAQIDMALDRGVDFIDTAEMYPVNPIAKETIGRTEEIIGTWIARTGRRGDVVLATKHSGAGMQHVRDGAPISSATIPQAIEGSLKRLQTDVIDLYQFHWPNRGSYMFRQNWTFDPSGQDPAATRAHMEDALGALQREVERGTIRAFGLSNESAWGTAQWLRVAEEVGGPRVASIQNEYSLMCRLFDTDLAELSVNEDVGLLAFSPLAAGLLTGKYQGGAVPEGSRLSLNETLGGRKTDRAFEAVDAYLEVARQFGLDPVQMALAWCLTRPFMASVIFGATSLEQLDLALGAAEVTLSDEVLEALNDTHKAHPMPY; from the coding sequence ATGCAGCGCAGGCAATTGGGACGGACGGGGATCGAGGTGAGTGCGCTTTGCCTCGGGTCGATGACATGGGGCACGCAGAATACCGAGGCCGAGGGCCATGCCCAGATCGACATGGCGCTGGACCGGGGCGTGGATTTCATCGACACCGCCGAGATGTACCCGGTGAACCCGATCGCCAAGGAGACCATCGGGCGCACCGAGGAGATCATCGGCACGTGGATCGCGCGGACGGGGCGGCGCGGTGACGTGGTGCTGGCCACGAAACATTCGGGCGCGGGGATGCAGCATGTGAGGGACGGCGCGCCGATCTCGTCCGCGACGATCCCGCAGGCCATCGAGGGATCGTTGAAGCGGTTGCAGACTGACGTGATCGACCTTTATCAGTTCCACTGGCCCAACCGGGGCAGCTACATGTTCCGGCAGAACTGGACCTTCGATCCGTCGGGGCAAGACCCGGCCGCGACGCGGGCGCATATGGAGGATGCGCTGGGGGCGTTGCAGCGCGAGGTGGAGCGGGGCACGATCCGGGCCTTTGGCCTGTCCAACGAGAGTGCCTGGGGGACGGCGCAGTGGTTGCGGGTGGCCGAAGAGGTGGGCGGGCCGCGGGTGGCCTCGATCCAGAACGAGTATTCGCTGATGTGTCGGCTGTTCGACACCGATTTGGCGGAGCTGAGCGTGAACGAGGATGTGGGCCTGCTGGCGTTTTCGCCGCTGGCGGCGGGGTTGCTGACCGGCAAGTACCAGGGCGGCGCGGTGCCCGAGGGCTCGCGCCTGTCTTTGAACGAGACGTTGGGCGGGCGAAAGACCGACAGGGCCTTTGAGGCGGTGGACGCATACCTGGAGGTGGCGCGGCAGTTCGGGCTCGACCCGGTGCAGATGGCGCTGGCCTGGTGCCTGACGCGGCCCTTCATGGCCTCGGTCATTTTCGGGGCGACGTCGCTGGAGCAGTTGGACCTGGCGCTGGGCGCGGCGGAGGTGACGTTGTCCGACGAGGTTCTGGAGGCGTTGAACGACACGCACAAGGCGCATCCGATGCCGTATTGA
- a CDS encoding DUF3572 domain-containing protein, protein MANQREAAETIALKALTWIAGHENLLDVFMGATGAGRDDLLTGAQDPDFLASLLDFLLMDDAWIMEFSEAANVPPEAVVEARAALPGGVQTHWT, encoded by the coding sequence ATGGCCAACCAGCGAGAAGCCGCCGAGACGATCGCGCTCAAGGCGCTGACGTGGATCGCGGGGCACGAAAACCTGCTGGACGTGTTCATGGGCGCGACCGGGGCGGGGCGGGACGATCTGCTCACGGGTGCGCAAGATCCTGATTTTCTTGCCTCTTTGCTGGATTTTCTGCTGATGGACGACGCGTGGATCATGGAGTTCAGCGAGGCCGCGAACGTGCCGCCCGAGGCGGTTGTCGAGGCCCGCGCCGCGCTTCCGGGCGGGGTCCAGACCCATTGGACGTAA
- a CDS encoding periplasmic heavy metal sensor, which yields MSDGTDMTPRTGAPRWMKILLVVSLALNLLVIGVAAGFAIKGGPKWRGGPPGGAGAMHRALSEADRAELKQRMIRTFRAEKGGRAAFHQEMEGLVALLRAETFDGAAAEERMARLREMFDGRMASAQGLLVEYWGEMSAADRAAYADRLEAEMQRRKR from the coding sequence ATGAGCGACGGAACGGACATGACCCCGCGTACGGGGGCACCGCGCTGGATGAAGATCCTGCTGGTGGTGTCGCTGGCGTTGAACCTGTTGGTCATCGGCGTGGCTGCCGGTTTCGCGATCAAGGGCGGCCCCAAGTGGCGCGGCGGCCCGCCGGGTGGCGCGGGCGCCATGCACCGGGCGCTGAGCGAGGCGGACCGGGCGGAGCTGAAGCAACGCATGATCCGCACGTTCCGGGCCGAAAAGGGCGGACGCGCGGCGTTCCACCAGGAGATGGAGGGGCTGGTCGCGCTGCTGCGGGCCGAGACGTTCGACGGGGCCGCGGCGGAAGAGCGGATGGCGCGGCTGCGGGAGATGTTCGACGGCCGGATGGCCTCGGCCCAGGGTCTGCTGGTCGAGTACTGGGGCGAGATGAGCGCGGCCGACCGGGCCGCCTATGCCGACCGGCTGGAGGCCGAGATGCAGCGGCGCAAACGCTGA
- a CDS encoding helix-turn-helix domain-containing protein, translating to MIQKSDKRDRATLFRTRLNEALRLRGTSQSALARTVGVDRSTISQLLKGTGARLPNAQVVGECARALGVSADWLLGLTDRPETAADILANTLSLTEAPRALVDEQIFTWHREAAGYKIRHVPAGLPDMLKTRDLLEWEYAPHLGRSTEQAIGASEDRLDWMRGTRSDYEIALPLFEMHSFIAGEGYYHGLPRQIRQSQVDYLLEITEQLYPRLRLYLFDARRLYSAPVTIFGPLLAVIYIGRNYLAFRDTERVEALTLHFDNLVREAAIGARDLPDHIRHCWAETSD from the coding sequence ATGATCCAGAAATCCGACAAACGCGACCGCGCCACCCTGTTCCGCACCCGCCTGAACGAGGCGCTGCGCCTGCGCGGCACCTCGCAAAGCGCGCTGGCGCGGACCGTCGGTGTCGACCGTTCGACCATCTCGCAACTGCTCAAGGGCACCGGCGCGCGCCTGCCCAACGCACAGGTGGTGGGCGAATGCGCGAGGGCGCTCGGCGTCTCCGCCGACTGGCTCCTGGGCCTCACCGACCGGCCCGAGACCGCCGCCGACATCCTCGCCAACACGCTCTCGCTGACCGAGGCGCCCCGCGCGCTCGTCGACGAACAGATCTTCACTTGGCACCGCGAGGCTGCGGGCTACAAGATCCGCCACGTCCCCGCCGGCCTGCCCGACATGCTCAAGACCCGCGATCTGCTGGAATGGGAATACGCGCCCCACCTGGGCCGGTCCACCGAACAGGCCATCGGCGCGTCAGAGGACCGGCTCGACTGGATGCGCGGCACCCGCTCGGATTACGAGATCGCCCTGCCGCTCTTCGAGATGCACAGCTTCATCGCCGGCGAAGGCTATTACCACGGCCTGCCCCGCCAGATCCGCCAAAGCCAGGTCGACTACCTGCTCGAGATCACCGAACAGCTCTACCCGCGCCTGCGCCTCTATCTCTTCGACGCCCGCCGGCTCTATTCCGCGCCCGTGACGATCTTCGGCCCGCTCTTGGCCGTCATCTATATCGGCCGCAACTACCTCGCCTTCCGCGACACCGAACGGGTCGAGGCCCTGACCCTGCATTTCGACAACCTGGTCCGCGAGGCCGCCATCGGCGCCCGCGACCTGCCGGACCACATCCGCCATTGCTGGGCCGAAACCTCGGACTAG
- a CDS encoding ImuA family protein, translating to MDTTLLTRRSSHRTRPALTVLGEMALTPARLHELCGPARHMAAMLVAAATQGPVFWIAPDWAADRLNPDGMVALVGPERFTFLSPRQPIDLLWCLEEVLRSGAVPLAVAELPDLPNLTQVRRLHLAAETGAAEGAGAPLGLILTPGEGGAPGVESRWHMAPAHAPGRLGWTLSRRRARTLPPATWAVTRARGRFALDPCKEPGNPA from the coding sequence ATGGACACCACCCTGCTCACCCGGCGCAGCAGCCACCGCACCCGCCCCGCGCTCACCGTGCTGGGCGAGATGGCCCTGACCCCCGCCCGCCTGCATGAACTGTGCGGTCCGGCGCGGCACATGGCGGCGATGCTCGTGGCCGCCGCCACCCAAGGCCCGGTGTTCTGGATCGCGCCCGACTGGGCCGCCGACCGGCTCAACCCCGACGGCATGGTGGCGCTGGTGGGCCCCGAACGCTTCACCTTCCTGTCGCCGCGCCAGCCCATCGACCTGCTTTGGTGCCTCGAGGAAGTGCTGCGCTCCGGCGCCGTGCCCCTCGCCGTGGCCGAACTGCCGGACCTGCCCAACCTCACCCAGGTCCGCCGCCTGCATCTCGCGGCCGAAACCGGCGCGGCCGAAGGTGCCGGCGCGCCGCTGGGCCTCATTCTCACCCCCGGCGAGGGCGGCGCCCCCGGCGTCGAAAGCCGCTGGCACATGGCCCCCGCCCATGCGCCCGGGCGGCTGGGCTGGACCCTCTCGCGCCGCCGCGCCCGCACCCTGCCCCCGGCGACATGGGCCGTGACCCGCGCCAGGGGCCGCTTTGCGCTTGATCCCTGCAAGGAACCTGGCAATCCTGCCTAA
- a CDS encoding NUDIX hydrolase, with the protein MTASYPKHSDKTSIRDAATVIVLRDRMTDPRVLMGQRGARAAFMPNKFVFPGGAVDAGDADIPLARPMPDGCAARLRDDSETDRSHALAAAAIRELWEETGQVLGQPGDWSGPPPADWEGFAATGHLPDASALQFVFRAITPPGRPRRFDARFFLVDATALASDPDDFSPACDELSHLQWVPLATARHDYDLPFITEVVLAEIEARAHDPAPPASVPFFRNDDESNLFKRLYGAPLQD; encoded by the coding sequence ATGACCGCAAGCTACCCGAAACATTCCGACAAGACCTCCATCCGCGACGCCGCCACGGTGATCGTGCTGCGCGACCGCATGACGGACCCGCGCGTGCTGATGGGCCAGCGCGGCGCCAGGGCCGCCTTCATGCCCAACAAATTCGTCTTTCCCGGCGGCGCTGTGGATGCGGGCGACGCGGACATCCCGCTGGCCCGCCCCATGCCCGACGGCTGCGCCGCCCGACTGCGCGACGACAGCGAAACCGACCGCTCGCACGCGCTCGCCGCCGCCGCGATCCGCGAACTCTGGGAAGAAACCGGGCAGGTTCTCGGCCAGCCCGGCGACTGGTCCGGCCCACCGCCCGCCGATTGGGAAGGTTTTGCCGCCACCGGCCACCTGCCCGACGCTTCCGCGCTGCAATTCGTCTTCCGCGCCATCACGCCCCCGGGCCGCCCCCGGCGCTTCGACGCGCGGTTCTTCCTGGTCGACGCCACGGCGCTCGCCTCGGACCCGGACGATTTCTCGCCCGCCTGCGACGAGCTCAGCCATCTTCAGTGGGTGCCGCTGGCCACCGCCCGCCACGACTATGACCTGCCCTTCATCACCGAGGTCGTCCTGGCCGAGATCGAGGCCCGCGCCCACGATCCCGCGCCGCCCGCCTCGGTGCCGTTCTTCCGCAATGACGACGAAAGCAACCTCTTCAAACGCCTTTACGGTGCGCCGCTTCAAGACTGA
- a CDS encoding HAD family hydrolase → MNKPARKVDGLLFDKDGTLFDFHTTWSAWAGDLIEDLAQGDAAVRARLASEMHYDLDERRFRPMSPIVAGTNREAAECVARAVPDRKVEELEIFLMETSAAAPQAETVPLAAFLQALAAEGLALGVATNDTEHGARAHLGKAGVVDKFDFIAGFDSGHGAKPAPGPCLAFARAMGLAPGRVAMVGDSTHDLLAGRAAGMQTVAVLTGTATRADLAPLADVVLPDIGHIPAWMIA, encoded by the coding sequence GTGAACAAACCCGCAAGAAAGGTTGATGGGCTGCTGTTCGACAAGGATGGCACGCTGTTCGATTTCCACACCACCTGGAGCGCCTGGGCCGGTGACCTGATCGAGGACCTGGCGCAGGGCGACGCCGCCGTGCGGGCGAGACTGGCGTCTGAGATGCATTACGACCTGGACGAGCGGCGGTTTCGCCCGATGAGCCCGATCGTCGCGGGCACGAACCGCGAGGCCGCCGAATGCGTGGCGCGTGCCGTGCCAGACCGCAAGGTCGAAGAGCTGGAGATCTTCCTGATGGAGACCTCGGCCGCCGCGCCGCAGGCCGAGACCGTGCCGCTGGCGGCGTTCCTGCAGGCCCTGGCCGCCGAGGGGCTGGCGCTGGGCGTGGCGACCAACGACACCGAGCATGGCGCGCGGGCGCACCTGGGCAAGGCCGGGGTGGTGGACAAGTTCGATTTCATCGCCGGGTTCGATTCGGGCCACGGCGCCAAGCCCGCGCCGGGACCCTGCCTGGCCTTCGCCCGCGCCATGGGCCTTGCGCCCGGGCGGGTGGCGATGGTGGGCGACAGCACCCATGACCTGCTGGCGGGACGCGCGGCGGGGATGCAGACCGTCGCGGTGCTGACCGGCACGGCCACGCGGGCCGACCTGGCGCCCCTTGCCGATGTCGTGCTGCCGGATATCGGGCATATCCCGGCCTGGATGATCGCGTGA
- a CDS encoding DUF983 domain-containing protein: MTSTDHDTHGSTSVAPTTPGKQDTTERELWPAVFRGFRRTCPNCGSGPILKSYLKLRKTCPVCREDLSHARADDGPAYLTILVVGHLMAPLLHIAFTTWRPEPLVLFTIFAIGCVTLSLYLLPRLKGAIVGFQWARQMHGFGDDT; the protein is encoded by the coding sequence ATGACCAGCACCGATCACGACACGCACGGCTCCACTTCCGTGGCGCCGACGACGCCGGGGAAACAGGACACCACCGAACGCGAGCTCTGGCCCGCGGTCTTTCGCGGATTTCGCCGCACATGCCCCAATTGCGGGTCGGGCCCGATCCTCAAGAGCTATCTCAAGCTGCGCAAGACCTGTCCGGTCTGCCGCGAAGATCTCAGCCATGCCCGCGCCGATGACGGCCCGGCCTACCTGACGATTCTGGTCGTGGGTCACCTCATGGCTCCGCTCCTGCACATCGCCTTCACCACGTGGCGGCCCGAACCCCTGGTGCTTTTCACCATTTTCGCTATTGGCTGCGTCACGCTCTCGCTTTACCTTCTGCCCCGGCTGAAAGGGGCCATCGTCGGCTTCCAGTGGGCGCGCCAGATGCACGGCTTCGGGGACGACACCTGA
- a CDS encoding RNA polymerase sigma factor produces MTMPLDAMDDVPDEALLVLFANGERAAARALTLRLSPRVLAHAFRLLGNRAEAEDVAQEALLRLWRVAPEWRQGEAKVTTWLYRVVANLCTDRLRRGWRTRPLEAAGDPAEDRASAAEDMQERARADALQAALQALPERQRQAVVLRHIEELGNPEIAEIMGISVEAVESLTARGKRALSEVLGARKDELGYAE; encoded by the coding sequence ATGACGATGCCGCTCGATGCCATGGACGACGTGCCCGACGAGGCGCTGCTGGTGCTCTTCGCGAACGGAGAGCGGGCGGCGGCGCGGGCGTTGACATTGCGGCTGAGCCCGCGCGTTCTGGCCCATGCCTTCCGGCTGTTGGGCAACCGGGCCGAGGCCGAGGACGTGGCGCAGGAGGCGCTGCTCCGGCTGTGGCGGGTGGCGCCGGAATGGCGGCAGGGGGAGGCAAAGGTGACCACTTGGCTTTACCGCGTTGTGGCGAATCTTTGTACCGACCGGCTGCGCCGGGGCTGGCGCACCAGGCCGCTGGAGGCGGCGGGCGATCCGGCGGAAGACCGGGCCAGTGCGGCCGAGGACATGCAGGAGCGGGCCCGGGCAGATGCGTTGCAGGCGGCGCTGCAGGCCTTGCCCGAGCGGCAGAGACAGGCGGTGGTGCTGCGCCATATCGAAGAGCTGGGCAATCCGGAGATTGCCGAGATCATGGGGATCAGCGTCGAGGCGGTGGAAAGCCTGACGGCGCGGGGGAAACGGGCGCTGAGCGAGGTGCTGGGCGCCAGGAAGGATGAACTGGGGTACGCGGAATGA
- a CDS encoding DMT family transporter: protein MAAFFQTLRFMLQKSLSMGTLSALGATFARFAYAAPLAAVLAGGYAAWSGQGLPAVGGRFWIYVLSGGLAQILATWCVVLLFAERNFAVGITFKKTEVVQTALVGLIVLGDRTSLPGLVAIFLGLIGVLVLSDVPGGAGGWWRRVTSRAPALGLASGAFFAVSAVTYRGATLEVASDDAFLRAMIAVAAVTAAQSLGMAAYLCWGEPGQLARVWAARGRAVWMGVTSLLGSVGWFTAFTLQNAAYVFAVGQVEVIFSLIASVLFFRETVTRRELVGIVLVSASILLLVLLG from the coding sequence ATGGCGGCGTTTTTCCAGACGCTGCGCTTCATGTTGCAGAAATCGCTGAGCATGGGGACGTTGAGCGCCCTGGGCGCGACCTTCGCGCGGTTCGCCTATGCCGCGCCGCTGGCGGCGGTGCTGGCGGGGGGCTATGCGGCATGGTCCGGGCAGGGGCTGCCGGCGGTGGGCGGGCGGTTCTGGATCTACGTGCTGAGCGGCGGGCTGGCGCAGATACTGGCGACGTGGTGCGTGGTGCTGCTGTTTGCCGAGCGCAACTTCGCGGTGGGGATCACGTTCAAGAAGACCGAGGTGGTGCAGACCGCCCTGGTGGGGCTGATCGTGCTGGGCGACCGCACCAGCCTGCCGGGGCTGGTGGCGATTTTCCTTGGGCTGATCGGCGTGCTGGTGTTGTCGGACGTGCCGGGGGGCGCGGGCGGCTGGTGGCGTCGGGTGACCAGCCGGGCGCCGGCGCTGGGGCTGGCCTCCGGCGCGTTTTTCGCCGTGTCGGCGGTGACCTACAGGGGGGCGACGCTGGAAGTGGCCAGCGACGATGCGTTCCTGCGGGCGATGATCGCGGTGGCGGCGGTGACGGCGGCGCAGAGCCTTGGCATGGCGGCCTATCTGTGTTGGGGCGAGCCGGGGCAGTTGGCCCGCGTCTGGGCGGCGCGGGGCCGCGCGGTGTGGATGGGGGTGACGAGCCTGCTGGGCAGTGTCGGCTGGTTCACGGCCTTCACCTTGCAGAACGCGGCCTACGTGTTTGCGGTGGGGCAGGTGGAGGTGATCTTTTCGCTGATAGCCTCGGTGCTGTTCTTCCGCGAGACGGTGACGCGGCGCGAACTGGTCGGGATCGTTCTGGTGAGCGCCAGCATCCTGTTGCTGGTGTTGCTGGGATAG
- a CDS encoding DMT family transporter has translation MSSGVSRGVLLALVGTLVLTPDAMLMRLSGMEGIQMTGWRGLFMGTMMLLAWAVSSRDRGGDMARLRSGPGAMIVVAQVLNSMLFCMGIASAPAAVVLMGVAAVPVFSALLSRVVTGETTSALTWAAIAAVMAGIGIAVLGGGHGDVALNWAAVTGAGFGLGVAFVLALNFVTVRASPDLPILLAIGVGAWIAGGIGWSVTGVEAMFQGRVWAMAITGGVVLPVSFFMLSLAARHTLAANVSLLMLLETVLGPLWVWIGVGERPTVAMLVGGAIVVGSLTAYLSILRRRAALIVPR, from the coding sequence GTGAGCTCGGGCGTCTCGCGCGGGGTTCTGCTGGCACTGGTCGGCACGCTGGTGCTGACGCCGGACGCGATGCTGATGCGGCTGTCGGGCATGGAAGGCATCCAGATGACCGGCTGGCGCGGTTTGTTCATGGGCACGATGATGCTGCTGGCCTGGGCGGTCTCCAGCCGGGACCGCGGCGGCGACATGGCCCGGCTGCGCAGCGGGCCGGGGGCGATGATCGTCGTGGCGCAGGTGCTGAACTCGATGCTGTTCTGTATGGGCATCGCGTCGGCCCCGGCGGCGGTGGTGCTGATGGGCGTGGCGGCGGTGCCGGTCTTTTCGGCGCTGCTGAGCCGGGTGGTGACGGGCGAGACGACCTCGGCGCTGACCTGGGCGGCCATCGCGGCGGTGATGGCCGGAATCGGGATCGCCGTGCTGGGCGGCGGGCATGGCGACGTGGCCCTGAACTGGGCCGCGGTGACGGGGGCGGGCTTTGGCCTGGGCGTGGCGTTCGTGCTGGCGCTGAATTTCGTCACGGTGAGGGCCAGCCCCGACCTGCCGATCCTGCTTGCCATCGGGGTCGGCGCGTGGATCGCGGGCGGGATCGGATGGTCGGTGACCGGTGTGGAGGCGATGTTTCAGGGCCGGGTCTGGGCCATGGCGATCACCGGGGGCGTTGTGCTGCCGGTATCATTCTTCATGCTGTCGCTGGCCGCGCGCCACACGCTGGCGGCCAATGTCAGCCTGTTGATGCTGCTGGAAACGGTGCTGGGGCCACTGTGGGTCTGGATCGGCGTGGGCGAGCGGCCGACCGTGGCGATGCTGGTCGGCGGTGCCATCGTGGTGGGCAGCCTGACGGCGTATCTGTCGATCCTGCGGCGGCGGGCGGCGCTAATCGTGCCGCGATAG
- a CDS encoding fatty acid desaturase, whose protein sequence is MKVELEGGAGPVPGPEARALADVEWPTLGLLAACYAGWGVALFWLAGLWLPAGVAVAAIGITLHSSLVHEMIHGHPTRNDRVNEALGFFSLGLCVPYRRFMDLHLAHHRDSLLTDPYDDPESNYLDPEVWGRLPGWFRAVLRFNNTLLGRMIVGPVLGQVVFMRGDWAAIRAGDRGVALAWALHGLGVAAVLGVVAVSPMPVWAYLVSAYAAYAILKIRTFLEHRAHERASGRTVVVEDGGPLAFLFLNNNLHVVHHMHPRVAWYRLPAMWRQNRETYLRRNGGYYYRSYAEIFARHLLRAKDPVAHPLWRRK, encoded by the coding sequence ATGAAAGTGGAACTGGAAGGCGGCGCCGGACCGGTGCCGGGGCCGGAAGCGCGTGCGCTGGCGGACGTGGAATGGCCGACACTGGGACTGTTGGCCGCCTGTTACGCGGGTTGGGGCGTGGCGCTTTTCTGGCTGGCAGGGCTTTGGCTGCCGGCAGGCGTGGCGGTGGCGGCGATCGGGATCACGCTGCATTCGTCGCTGGTGCACGAGATGATCCACGGGCACCCGACCCGAAACGACAGGGTCAACGAGGCGCTTGGGTTTTTCAGCCTCGGGCTGTGCGTGCCCTACCGGCGGTTCATGGACCTGCATCTGGCGCATCACCGTGACAGCCTGCTGACCGATCCCTATGACGACCCGGAATCGAACTACCTGGACCCGGAGGTCTGGGGGCGGCTGCCGGGCTGGTTCCGTGCCGTGCTGCGGTTCAACAACACGCTCTTGGGGCGGATGATCGTGGGTCCGGTGCTGGGACAGGTGGTGTTCATGCGCGGCGACTGGGCCGCGATCCGGGCCGGGGACCGGGGCGTCGCGCTGGCCTGGGCGTTGCACGGGCTGGGCGTGGCGGCGGTGCTGGGGGTCGTCGCTGTCTCGCCGATGCCGGTCTGGGCCTACCTGGTCAGTGCCTACGCGGCCTATGCGATCCTGAAGATCCGCACCTTCCTGGAGCACCGGGCGCATGAGCGCGCCAGCGGGCGCACCGTGGTGGTCGAGGATGGCGGGCCGCTGGCGTTCCTCTTTCTGAACAACAACCTGCACGTGGTGCATCACATGCACCCGCGCGTGGCGTGGTACCGCCTGCCGGCGATGTGGCGGCAGAACCGCGAGACCTACCTGCGGCGCAATGGCGGGTATTACTACCGCTCTTACGCCGAGATTTTCGCGCGGCACCTGTTGCGGGCGAAGGACCCGGTGGCGCATCCGCTCTGGCGGAGGAAGTAA
- a CDS encoding diguanylate cyclase — MPGTVLIVDGLATNRIVLKVKLSAAYFHVEQAGSAAEALTLIAHDRPQAVLVTDGLPDSSACDLVRDIHALPGCDRLPVLVLTAKRAPDARRALLKCGACDVLLKPYSEKVLLARLRSLSRQAPVEVDLDLTSGAAHALGLAEAQAGFAPRGLVAALHRGTATDQALCHRLAQDMRHRLETFRMDRAGQLSGLTAPPDVLLVSLPADAGEAALVRLAELCSAPRTRQSRVLALLDAADDRLAVKLLDMGIDDFATRDADPREIALRIDALLRAKQADDLQRARLRTGLNAAVTDPLTGLYNRRYALAQMARLIETARESKQTFALMVADLDHFKSVNDTYGHAAGDHVLTRVASALRDALRPGDSLARIGGEEFLVLMPQSGIAAARAMAKHLCRTVRETAIAIPGVEAPLSLTVSIGATVANPAVKDSDLEPERLLADADHALYAAKSGGRDTVTISHLSAA, encoded by the coding sequence ATGCCGGGCACTGTTCTCATCGTCGATGGTCTGGCGACCAACCGGATCGTGCTGAAGGTCAAGCTTTCAGCCGCCTATTTCCACGTCGAACAGGCCGGCAGCGCGGCAGAGGCGCTGACGCTGATCGCGCACGACAGGCCGCAGGCGGTTCTGGTGACCGATGGACTGCCCGACAGCTCCGCCTGCGACCTGGTCCGCGACATCCACGCCCTGCCCGGCTGCGACCGGCTGCCGGTGCTGGTCCTGACCGCGAAACGGGCCCCCGACGCGCGGCGTGCCCTGCTGAAATGCGGCGCCTGCGACGTCTTGCTCAAACCCTACAGCGAAAAGGTGCTCCTGGCGCGGTTGCGCTCGCTGTCGCGGCAGGCGCCGGTCGAGGTCGATCTCGATCTCACCAGCGGCGCCGCCCACGCGCTCGGGCTGGCCGAGGCGCAGGCCGGTTTCGCCCCGCGCGGGCTGGTGGCGGCGCTGCACCGCGGGACGGCAACGGACCAGGCGCTGTGTCACCGGCTCGCGCAGGACATGCGCCACCGGCTCGAGACCTTCCGCATGGACCGCGCAGGGCAACTCTCGGGGCTGACCGCACCGCCCGACGTGCTGCTCGTCTCCCTGCCCGCAGATGCCGGCGAGGCCGCGCTTGTCCGCCTGGCCGAACTCTGCAGCGCGCCGCGCACCCGCCAGTCCCGCGTGCTTGCGCTGCTGGACGCCGCCGATGACAGGCTTGCGGTCAAGCTGCTGGACATGGGCATCGACGATTTCGCCACCCGCGATGCCGATCCCCGGGAAATCGCCCTTCGCATCGACGCGCTCTTGCGCGCGAAACAGGCCGACGACCTGCAGCGCGCCCGCCTGCGCACCGGCCTGAACGCCGCGGTTACCGATCCGCTGACCGGCCTCTACAACCGCCGATATGCGTTGGCGCAGATGGCCCGCCTGATCGAGACCGCCCGGGAGAGCAAACAGACCTTCGCGCTGATGGTCGCCGATCTCGATCACTTCAAGAGCGTCAACGACACGTATGGCCACGCCGCCGGCGACCATGTCCTCACGCGCGTCGCCAGCGCCCTGCGCGACGCGCTTCGCCCCGGCGACAGCCTGGCGCGCATCGGCGGCGAGGAATTCCTCGTGCTGATGCCCCAATCCGGGATCGCCGCCGCACGCGCCATGGCCAAGCACCTGTGCCGTACCGTGCGCGAGACCGCGATTGCCATCCCCGGGGTCGAGGCCCCGCTCTCCCTGACCGTCAGCATCGGCGCCACCGTTGCCAACCCGGCGGTGAAGGACAGCGACCTCGAACCGGAAAGGCTCCTGGCCGATGCCGACCACGCGCTCTACGCCGCCAAGTCGGGCGGGCGCGACACGGTCACGATCTCGCATTTATCCGCCGCCTGA
- a CDS encoding EF-hand domain-containing protein, whose product MKNLMIMSALGMTIALGGAVQGVAASGEGKGPRHSFEDLDTNGDGQITKGEMQARMKERFDEADTDGDGVMSLEEMQARGQERAAKRAAKMIERLDSDGDGGVSFEEAQARRGGKMFDRADTDGDGAISQAEFDAAREKMREMHAKRHGKKTGQNAE is encoded by the coding sequence ATGAAGAACCTGATGATCATGAGCGCCCTTGGCATGACGATCGCACTGGGCGGGGCCGTGCAGGGCGTCGCCGCGTCGGGCGAGGGCAAGGGCCCGCGCCATTCGTTCGAGGACCTGGACACGAACGGGGACGGCCAGATCACCAAAGGCGAGATGCAGGCGCGCATGAAGGAGCGGTTCGATGAAGCCGACACCGATGGCGACGGCGTGATGAGCCTGGAGGAAATGCAGGCCCGCGGGCAGGAAAGGGCGGCCAAGCGTGCCGCCAAGATGATCGAGCGGCTGGACAGCGATGGCGATGGCGGCGTGAGCTTCGAGGAAGCGCAGGCGCGGCGCGGTGGCAAGATGTTCGACCGGGCCGATACCGATGGTGATGGCGCGATCAGCCAGGCCGAGTTCGACGCCGCGCGCGAGAAGATGCGCGAGATGCACGCCAAACGTCACGGCAAGAAGACCGGGCAGAACGCGGAGTGA